In one Cyanobacterium sp. T60_A2020_053 genomic region, the following are encoded:
- a CDS encoding DUF3750 domain-containing protein, whose product MTLQVELRTAKIPFIGRIAVHYWFVIRENDITERWEIWQKQKLVSSSWGHLHKNLMNPNNGVGNGDSWCEKIWQEKEAENLISMIRKTPLIYPYNHRYFYYPGPNSNTYVQWVLDQSKIAYNLSPQGLGKKYHNLTFFDIFSLSTVVQNIK is encoded by the coding sequence ATGACCTTACAAGTAGAATTAAGAACTGCAAAAATACCCTTTATTGGTAGGATTGCGGTACATTACTGGTTTGTAATTAGGGAAAATGACATCACCGAAAGATGGGAAATATGGCAGAAACAAAAATTAGTTTCCAGTAGTTGGGGGCATTTACATAAAAACCTCATGAATCCCAATAATGGCGTTGGTAATGGTGATAGTTGGTGCGAGAAAATTTGGCAAGAAAAAGAAGCGGAAAATCTTATTTCTATGATTAGAAAAACTCCCCTTATTTATCCCTATAATCACCGCTATTTTTATTATCCCGGTCCAAATAGTAATACTTATGTACAATGGGTTTTAGATCAATCTAAAATTGCCTATAATTTATCCCCTCAAGGTTTAGGAAAAAAATATCATAATTTAACCTTTTTTGATATTTTTAGTTTAAGTACCGTTGTTCAAAATATTAAGTAA